The Lycium ferocissimum isolate CSIRO_LF1 unplaced genomic scaffold, AGI_CSIRO_Lferr_CH_V1 ctg243, whole genome shotgun sequence genome contains a region encoding:
- the LOC132043424 gene encoding LOW QUALITY PROTEIN: glycerophosphodiester phosphodiesterase GDPDL6-like (The sequence of the model RefSeq protein was modified relative to this genomic sequence to represent the inferred CDS: deleted 1 base in 1 codon) — protein MMLIWLNKYILEQDRNNMIRHLLLICWMIHCTIADPKVGKGAAPSSPLPKRTWLTLHGDEPVVVANGGFSGLYPAQTDIAFSQSFVFEKGGTVLLCDLHMSRDGQGFCLSQLNLQNTTTAADAFPNRKKSYIVNGKELQGWFALDFTSEEMLSKLFVTQSIFSRTDLFDFSSPYPTSLFLEENKNAVVWINAEYPTFYSQHKLSLVDHIKQLLEIKKDISYMSSPEIGFLKSMGPIVQGLKMKLMFKFPVDRNVVEPITNETYSSLLTKLSMIKTFAAGIVVPREYIWPVNKARYLEPSTNLVVDAHKQGLEVFAFGFANDNFLPYNYSYDPQREYLQFVDNSQFLVDGVVTDFVTTASMAIACLAGSRNASRKVPTLVISANGANGDYPGSTDLAYQKAVDDGADIIDCSVQMTKDRVAFCLPSADLIPTTTAFGKFMSRAAKFDAIQSSMGIFSFDLTWDEIQSLKPKMFSEFDGDLARDPARKNVGKFVTLSDFLEFAKEKAVPGVLINIENAAYLAANKGLDIVGAVTTALSNATLDKQSNQKVLIMSGESSVLDKFNDIPTYQKVLHIKKQVEFVTNETALEIKKHADAVFLHKHSLYTQFRGESFSLNFTNLIDCMHWANISVYAGTVRNEFQDIYMDYSSDPYMLIHNLIYYGADGIITQYPSTANAYSRNLCTGVPKAYRIQDINPGDVIRFALDPKEVAEYKPPPPVHLETKDFVTLPNLLVQ, from the exons ATGATGCTTATTTGGTTAAACAAATATATTTTGGAACAAGACAGGAACAATATGATAAGGCATCTCTTATTAATTTGTTGGATGATCCATTGCACTATAGCTGATCCAAAAGTTGGAAAGGGTGCAGCTCCTTCTTCTCCTCTTCCTAAGCGAACATGGTTGACTCTACACGGTGATGAACCAGTAGTAGTTGCGAATGGGGGATTTTCGGGTCTTTATCCCGCACAAACAGATATAGCATTTAGTCAATCATTTGTATTTGAAAAGGGTGGTACTGTCTTGCTATGTGATCTCCATATGAGTCGCGATGGACAGGGCTTTTGTCTCTCACAGTTAAACCTCCAGAATACAACAACTGCAGCTGATGCTTTTCCAAATCGTAAAAAATCCTACATTGTTAATGGAAAAGAACTTCAAGGATGGTTTGCATTGGACTTCACGAGTGAAGAGATGTTAAGTAAATTGTTTG TAACCCAATCAATATTCAGCAGAACagatttatttgatttttcatCACCATATCCCACTAGCCTATTTTTAGAAGAAAACAAGAATGCTGTAGTGTGGATCAATGCCGAG TATCCGACATTCTACAGCCAGCACAAACTGAGTTTGGTGGATCATATTAAACAACTCTTGGAGATAAAGAAGGATATCTCTTACATGTCGTCTCCAGAGATTGGTTTCTTGAAAAGCATGGGACCAATTGTGCAAGGTCTCAAAATGAAGCTAATGTTCAAGTTTCCCGTTGATAGAAATGTAGTTGAACCCATAACAAATGAAACATATTCTTCACTATTAACAAAGTTATCCATGATCAAGACATTTGCTGCGGGAATTGTTGTGCCAAGAGAGTACATATGGCCCGTCAATAAAGCTCGCTATTTAGAGCCTAGTACCAATCTAGTGGTTGATGCTCATAAACAAGGTCTTGAAGTTTTTGCATTTGGATTCGCAAATGATAACTTTTTGCCTTACAATTACAGTTATGATCCACAAAGAGAGTACTTGCAGTTCGTTGACAACTCGCAGTTTCTT GTTGACGGTGTGGTCACAGACTTCGTTACGACTGCATCAATGGCCATTG CTTGCTTGGCAGGGAGTCGAAACGCTTCAAGGAAAGTCCCTA CTCTGGTCATTTCTGCAAATGGAGCCAATGGAGATTATCCAGGATCAACAGATCTTGCCTATCAAAAAGCAGTAGATGATGGTGCTGACATAATCGATTGTTCTGTCCAAATGACAAAAGATAGAGTTGCCTTCTGCTTGCCTTCAGCTGACCTTATCCCAACCACCACTGCATTCGGAAAATTCATGAGTCGAGCGGCTAAGTTCGATGCAATTCAATCCTCTATGGGAATATTCTCTTTTGATTTAACATGGGACGAAATTCAATCATTAAAAC CTAAAATGTTCAGTGAATTTGATGGAGATTTGGCAAGGGATCCAGCACGCAAGAATGTGGGCAAGTTTGTAACTCTCTCAGATTTCTTGGAATTTGCCAAGGAAAAGGCAGTTCCTGGAGTCTTGATTAACATAGAA AATGCTGCCTACCTTGCAGCCAACAAGGGTCTTGACATTGTTGGTGCCGTCACGACTGCTTTGAGCAATGCCACACTTGATAAGCAGTCGAATCAGAAGGTTCTAATCATGTCAGGTGAAAGTTCAGTGTTGGACAAATTCAACGATATCCCCACTTACCAAAAAGTACTTCACATTAAGAAGCAAGTGGAATTTGTAACCAATGAGACGGCATTGGAAATCAAGAAGCATGCAGATGCGGTGTTTTTACATAAGCATTCCTTGTACACACAATTTCGAGGAGAGAGTTTCAGTCTGAACTTCACTAACCTTATTGATTGTATGCATTGGGCCAATATTAGTGTCTATGCTGGAACTGTTCGAAATGAATTCCAAGATATTTACATGGATTATAGCTCTGATCCTTATATGTTGATCCATAACCTTATTTACTATGGTGCGGATGGAATCATAACCCAGTACCCAAGCACTGCAAATGCATATAGCA GGAACTTGTGCACTGGGGTTCCAAAGGCATATAGGATACAAGACATAAATCCAGGGGATGTCATAAGATTTGCGCTTGATCCAAAAGAAGTAGCAGAGTACAAGCCTCCGCCTCCTGTGCACTTGGAGACTAAGGACTTTGTTACTCTGCCAAATCTCCTGGTACAATGA